A region of Onychomys torridus chromosome 10, mOncTor1.1, whole genome shotgun sequence DNA encodes the following proteins:
- the LOC118592409 gene encoding calmodulin-alpha-like, producing MADQLTEEQTAEFKDAFSPFDKDGDGTITAKELGSVVRSLGQNPTEAELQDMTNEADADGNGTIDVPEFLTRMARTMKDTDSEEEIREAFHVFDKDGNGYISAAELRHVMTNCGEKLTDEEVDEMIREADIDGDGQVNYEGFVQMMAAK from the coding sequence ATGGCTGACCAACTGACCGAAGAGCAGACTGCAGAATTCAAAGACGCCTTCTCACCCTTTGACAAGGATGGCGATGGGACTATAACAGCAAAGGAGCTGGGGTCTGTGGTGAGGTCTCTGGGGCAGAACCCTACAGAAGCAGAGCTTCAGGACATGACTaatgaagcagatgcagatggtAATGGCACAATTGACGTCCCTGAATTTCTGACAAGGATGGCAAGAACAATGAAAGATACAGACAGCGAAGAGGAAATTAGAGAGGCATTCCACGTGTTTGATAAGGATGGCAATGGCTATATCAGTGCAGCAGAGCTCCGCCATGTGATGACAAACTGTGGAGAGAAGCTAACAGATGAAGAGGTGGATGAGATGATCAGGGAAGCAGACATCGATGGGGACGGTCAGGTAAACTATGAAGGGTTTGTACAAATGATGGCAGCAAAGTGA